A DNA window from Streptococcus mutans contains the following coding sequences:
- a CDS encoding amino acid ABC transporter permease, which produces MFNLLLMINWYDKLVASLPNGKLFSWRAVFDAIPSILEKLPTTLILTLGGSIFGLVLALLFAIVKLNRVKILYPIQAFFVSFLRGTPILVQLMLTYYGIPLLLKALNQKMGTDFNINAIPASVFAITAFAFNEAAYTSETIRAAIQSVNSGEIEAAKSLGMTTAQVYRRVIIPNAAVVATPTLINTLIGLTKGTSLAFNAGIVEMFAQAQILGGSDYRYFERFISVAIIYWGVSIIIEQVGRLIEKKMEIVSPDHIVKDQAVEGGVR; this is translated from the coding sequence ATGTTTAATCTATTATTAATGATAAATTGGTATGACAAACTTGTTGCCAGTTTACCTAACGGTAAATTATTCAGTTGGCGGGCAGTCTTTGATGCCATTCCATCTATTTTAGAAAAGCTGCCAACAACTTTAATTTTGACTTTAGGTGGGTCCATTTTTGGTCTTGTTTTGGCGCTTTTATTTGCCATTGTTAAACTTAATCGTGTTAAAATTCTCTATCCCATCCAAGCTTTCTTTGTTTCTTTTTTAAGGGGGACGCCGATCTTGGTTCAACTGATGTTGACCTATTATGGTATTCCTTTGTTACTAAAAGCCCTCAATCAAAAGATGGGGACTGATTTTAATATTAATGCTATTCCAGCATCTGTTTTTGCGATTACAGCCTTTGCTTTTAATGAAGCTGCCTACACTAGTGAAACCATTCGTGCAGCTATTCAATCTGTCAATTCTGGGGAAATTGAAGCAGCTAAGAGTTTGGGGATGACAACTGCTCAGGTTTACCGACGTGTTATCATTCCTAATGCAGCTGTGGTGGCAACTCCAACCTTGATTAATACGTTAATTGGCTTGACCAAGGGAACCTCTCTTGCCTTTAATGCCGGAATTGTTGAAATGTTTGCTCAGGCTCAGATTCTCGGTGGTAGTGATTATCGTTACTTTGAACGTTTTATTTCCGTAGCTATTATTTATTGGGGTGTTAGTATTATTATTGAACAAGTTGGTCGTCTTATCGAAAAGAAAATGGAGATTGTTTCTCCTGATCACATTGTTAAGGATCAAGCTGTGGAAGGAGGTGTGCGTTAA
- a CDS encoding transporter substrate-binding domain-containing protein: protein MKIIKRLMVGLLLASLALVAFTLPVKAASQETITVATDSDTAPFTYKKDKKFDGYDIALVKAIFKESKKYKVKFETVSFSSILTGIDSGRYQLSANNFNYSKERAEKYLFSNPVSKSNYAIASKKGKYKSLDDLSGKSVEVYAGSNYAAILENWNKNHTEKTAIKIHYVANTVTLTQRLQNVEAGKIDFLFYDVISLQTVIKDQAINLKVTNVKGKIGGEKDGLEYLLFAKDKTGEKLQTFVNKRLKELKKAGILKKLSQQYLAGDRVSHLPY from the coding sequence ATGAAAATTATCAAAAGGTTAATGGTAGGACTTCTTTTAGCTAGCTTAGCCTTGGTCGCTTTTACCTTACCAGTGAAAGCTGCTTCACAGGAAACAATCACTGTAGCAACAGACTCAGATACAGCTCCTTTTACTTATAAAAAGGATAAAAAGTTTGATGGATATGATATTGCTTTGGTTAAGGCTATTTTCAAGGAGTCTAAAAAATATAAAGTTAAATTTGAAACAGTATCCTTTTCTTCTATTTTGACGGGGATAGACTCAGGACGTTATCAGTTATCGGCCAATAATTTTAATTACAGCAAAGAACGGGCAGAAAAGTATCTTTTTTCAAATCCAGTTTCAAAATCCAATTATGCCATTGCTAGTAAAAAAGGCAAATATAAGTCTTTAGATGATTTATCAGGCAAATCGGTAGAGGTTTATGCTGGTTCTAACTATGCTGCTATTCTTGAGAATTGGAATAAAAATCATACGGAGAAAACTGCTATTAAAATTCACTATGTCGCTAATACCGTTACCCTAACCCAACGTCTTCAAAATGTAGAAGCAGGGAAAATTGACTTTTTATTTTACGATGTTATTTCTCTTCAAACTGTTATTAAAGATCAAGCTATCAATTTGAAAGTTACCAATGTCAAGGGTAAGATTGGTGGTGAAAAAGACGGGTTGGAGTATCTCTTGTTTGCTAAAGATAAAACTGGAGAAAAATTACAGACTTTTGTTAATAAACGCTTAAAAGAGCTTAAAAAAGCAGGGATTCTAAAGAAATTAAGTCAGCAGTATTTAGCGGGTGATCGCGTTTCGCATTTACCTTATTAA
- a CDS encoding DEAD/DEAH box helicase, which yields MLFTDFKFKNYINNALANLHFEGPTEVQERLIPLILSGKDLVGESKTGSGKTHTFLLPIFEKLEEDSLDVQAVITAPSRELARQIYEAAKQIAQFSEQNIRLANYIGGTDKLRQVEKLKATQPQIVIGTPGRIYDLVKSGHLDIHKAHTFVVDEADMTLDLGFLDTVDKIAASLPKDIQLLVFSATIPQKLQPFLKKYLNHPIIEKIKTSTVIADTIGNWLISTKGRDKNQQILEIVKSLKPYLAIIFANTKDRVDDLHAFLSANGFKTAKIHGGIPPRERKRIMNQVKQLDFEYIVATDLAARGLDIEGVSHVINDAIPQDLSFFVHRVGRTGRNGLSGTAITLYQPSDDSDIRELEKLGIVFVPKVLKNGEFQDTYDRDRRLNRKKTQEKLDLEMMGLVKKKKKKIKPGYKKKIQWKVNEKRRKERRSVKRAQNRANRKAKKQRF from the coding sequence ATGTTATTTACAGATTTTAAATTTAAAAATTATATTAACAATGCTTTGGCAAACTTACATTTTGAAGGACCGACGGAGGTTCAAGAACGCCTGATTCCACTTATCTTATCTGGAAAAGATTTGGTTGGTGAATCAAAAACAGGATCAGGAAAGACTCATACTTTTTTGTTACCTATTTTTGAAAAATTAGAAGAAGATTCTTTAGATGTTCAAGCCGTTATCACTGCACCAAGCCGTGAACTCGCCAGACAAATTTATGAAGCTGCTAAACAAATTGCTCAATTTTCAGAACAAAATATTCGGCTTGCTAACTATATTGGCGGGACTGATAAACTTCGTCAAGTTGAAAAACTAAAAGCAACTCAGCCACAAATTGTGATTGGGACACCGGGTCGTATTTATGATTTAGTTAAATCTGGGCATCTTGATATCCATAAAGCTCATACTTTTGTTGTTGATGAAGCAGATATGACTCTTGATCTGGGCTTCTTAGATACAGTTGATAAAATTGCTGCAAGTTTGCCCAAAGATATACAGCTCCTTGTTTTTTCAGCAACCATTCCTCAAAAATTACAGCCTTTTTTGAAAAAATATCTAAATCATCCTATTATAGAAAAAATCAAGACCAGTACAGTCATTGCAGACACCATTGGCAATTGGCTGATTTCAACTAAGGGACGCGATAAAAATCAGCAAATATTAGAGATTGTAAAGAGTTTGAAACCCTATTTGGCCATTATCTTTGCTAATACCAAAGACCGTGTCGATGATCTGCACGCTTTCTTGTCTGCTAATGGTTTTAAAACTGCAAAAATTCATGGAGGAATTCCGCCGCGTGAACGTAAGCGGATTATGAATCAGGTTAAGCAATTAGATTTTGAATACATTGTAGCGACAGATTTAGCTGCACGTGGCTTAGATATTGAAGGCGTTAGTCATGTGATTAATGATGCGATTCCTCAAGATTTATCATTCTTTGTTCACCGTGTTGGCCGAACAGGCCGCAATGGTCTTTCTGGTACAGCTATCACGTTATATCAACCCAGTGATGATTCTGATATCAGAGAACTTGAGAAGTTAGGGATAGTCTTTGTTCCTAAAGTCTTAAAAAATGGGGAGTTTCAGGATACTTATGATCGGGATCGGCGCCTCAATCGTAAGAAAACGCAGGAAAAACTTGATCTGGAAATGATGGGTCTGGTCAAAAAGAAAAAGAAGAAAATCAAACCGGGATACAAGAAGAAAATTCAGTGGAAAGTTAATGAAAAACGTCGTAAAGAACGCCGTTCCGTTAAACGTGCCCAAAATCGTGCTAATCGTAAAGCTAAAAAACAACGTTTTTGA
- the mraY gene encoding phospho-N-acetylmuramoyl-pentapeptide-transferase, giving the protein MLTTTIIAGIISFILTILAMPFFIRFYQLKKINGQQMHEDVKQHLAKAGTPTMGGTVFLLVAALVTFICAFVLHITGGPAFGATLAILFIVLIYGTIGFLDDFLKIFKKINQGLTAWQKMTLQLIGGLVFYLVHVKPSGTDSLNLFGFPLHLGVFYIIFILFWVVGFSNAVNLTDGIDGLASISVVISLLTYSVIAYMQNQFDVLLIIISMVGALLGFFIYNHKPAKVFMGDVGSLALGAMLAAISITLHQEWTLLIIGIVYVLETASVMLQVSYFKWTKKRKGEGQRIFRMTPFHHHLELGGLRLRESGKKWSEWQVDFFLWSIGLLGSLLILAILYL; this is encoded by the coding sequence ATGTTAACCACTACAATCATCGCAGGAATTATTTCTTTTATCTTAACCATTCTTGCCATGCCATTTTTCATCCGGTTCTATCAATTGAAAAAAATCAATGGACAACAAATGCACGAAGATGTGAAGCAACATTTAGCTAAGGCTGGGACTCCAACCATGGGGGGGACAGTGTTTCTTCTTGTAGCAGCTTTAGTTACCTTTATCTGTGCATTCGTTCTTCATATTACTGGAGGGCCTGCTTTTGGGGCCACCTTGGCTATTCTTTTTATTGTCTTAATTTATGGGACTATTGGATTTTTGGATGATTTCTTAAAGATTTTTAAAAAAATTAACCAAGGTCTAACAGCTTGGCAAAAAATGACCTTGCAGCTTATTGGCGGTCTTGTTTTCTACCTTGTTCATGTTAAACCAAGCGGTACAGATTCCTTAAATCTTTTTGGTTTTCCTTTACATTTGGGCGTGTTTTACATTATTTTTATTCTGTTTTGGGTTGTTGGTTTTTCAAATGCCGTCAATTTGACGGATGGTATTGATGGCTTGGCTTCCATTTCAGTGGTTATCAGTCTGCTAACTTATAGTGTTATTGCATATATGCAAAACCAATTTGATGTTCTCTTGATTATCATTTCCATGGTTGGTGCTTTACTAGGCTTTTTTATCTATAATCACAAACCAGCTAAGGTTTTCATGGGAGATGTTGGTAGTTTAGCCTTAGGAGCAATGTTGGCAGCTATTTCAATTACACTTCATCAGGAATGGACTTTACTGATTATTGGTATTGTCTATGTGCTTGAGACGGCTTCTGTGATGCTTCAAGTATCTTATTTTAAATGGACTAAAAAGCGCAAAGGAGAAGGGCAGCGTATTTTTAGGATGACACCTTTTCATCACCATCTTGAACTTGGTGGCTTACGTCTAAGAGAATCTGGTAAAAAGTGGTCTGAGTGGCAGGTTGATTTTTTTCTTTGGTCAATAGGTCTTCTCGGGAGTTTACTTATTTTAGCGATTTTATATTTATAA
- the pbp2X gene encoding penicillin-binding protein PBP2X, translating into MKNFKKKFLDYVVGDRRVPRENRERVGQNLMILSVFIFCVFIVNFIIIIGTDRKFGVNLSKGASSVYQTVQKVQAKRGTIYDRNGNPIAEDSTTYNIYAVIDKSYVSTSGEKLYVQPSQYDKVADILNQHLGMEKDYVTSQLKQKKLTQVSFGSKGSNITYGTMTDVTKALKDAKIKGVAFTTSPGRMYPNGTFASQFIGLAQIKENKDGSKSLVGATGMEASLDKILSGKDGQVTYQKDKNGNTLLGAATTVKKAQDGKDVYTTLSAPIQTYLETQMDAFQSKAKGAQASATLVNAKTGEILATSQRPSFNSDTKEGLDSKDFSWQNALYQTNYEPGSTMKVMLLAAAIDEGVFNPNETYNNASLSIADATIKDWSVNEGISQGGYLSFAQGFAYSSNVGMTLLEQKMGNDNWLNYLNKYRFGLPTRFGMGSEASGLLPSDNMVTIAMSAFGQGIGVTQTQMLRAFTSVSNDGVMLEPQFITKIYDPKTGSSRTAKKEEAGNPVSADAAKQTRQYMVTVGTDPNYGTLYSASLGGPVIKVGNQSVAVKSGTAQIASGDGSGYLSGSNDYIYSVVAMVPSDNPDFLMYVTLQQPESFSVSFWQDVVNPVLEEATLMKDTLLAPIETPEDQQTKYYLPNVIGKNPGNTADDLRQNLVHPIVLGTGNKIIKTSVSVGSNLKENQQVLLLTSHFDTMPDMYGWSKKNVKKFEDWTGIKVTFKGKKSGKVTEQSVKVGSKLKNLKKIRITLGE; encoded by the coding sequence ATGAAAAATTTTAAAAAGAAATTTTTGGACTATGTTGTAGGCGACCGCAGAGTACCTAGAGAAAACCGTGAACGTGTTGGACAAAATTTAATGATTTTGTCTGTCTTTATCTTTTGTGTTTTCATTGTTAACTTTATTATTATTATTGGAACGGATCGGAAATTTGGTGTTAATTTATCTAAAGGGGCGTCCTCTGTTTATCAAACCGTTCAAAAAGTTCAGGCTAAACGCGGGACAATTTATGATCGTAATGGAAATCCCATCGCAGAAGATTCAACCACTTATAATATTTATGCTGTTATTGATAAATCTTATGTGTCGACTTCCGGTGAAAAATTATATGTTCAGCCTTCACAATATGATAAAGTAGCTGATATTCTTAACCAGCATTTAGGCATGGAAAAAGATTATGTTACTTCTCAGTTAAAACAAAAGAAGCTAACGCAAGTATCTTTTGGATCTAAAGGTTCAAATATTACTTATGGAACAATGACAGATGTCACCAAGGCACTTAAAGATGCAAAAATTAAGGGAGTCGCTTTTACAACAAGTCCCGGACGTATGTATCCTAATGGGACCTTCGCTTCACAATTTATTGGTCTAGCTCAGATTAAAGAAAATAAAGATGGTAGTAAGAGCTTAGTAGGTGCAACAGGCATGGAAGCTTCTCTTGATAAAATTTTATCTGGAAAAGACGGACAAGTGACCTACCAAAAAGATAAAAATGGAAACACACTTCTAGGTGCTGCCACAACTGTAAAAAAAGCTCAAGATGGCAAAGATGTTTATACAACATTGTCTGCTCCTATTCAGACTTATTTGGAAACGCAGATGGATGCTTTCCAAAGTAAGGCTAAGGGTGCTCAGGCGAGTGCTACTCTGGTCAATGCCAAAACAGGCGAAATATTGGCAACCTCACAAAGACCAAGCTTTAATTCTGATACAAAGGAAGGTTTGGATTCTAAAGATTTTTCTTGGCAAAATGCTCTTTATCAAACCAATTATGAACCGGGTTCAACAATGAAAGTCATGTTACTCGCTGCTGCTATTGATGAAGGGGTCTTCAATCCTAACGAAACTTATAATAATGCCAGTCTGTCTATTGCTGACGCTACCATCAAAGATTGGTCAGTTAATGAAGGTATTTCGCAAGGAGGCTATCTTTCTTTCGCTCAAGGCTTTGCTTATTCTAGTAATGTAGGAATGACGCTGCTAGAACAAAAAATGGGTAATGATAATTGGCTTAATTATCTCAATAAATATCGTTTTGGCTTACCAACACGTTTTGGAATGGGCAGTGAAGCCTCAGGCCTCCTTCCATCTGATAATATGGTAACGATTGCTATGAGTGCCTTTGGTCAAGGTATTGGAGTGACACAGACACAGATGCTCAGAGCCTTTACTTCTGTCTCTAATGATGGTGTTATGTTAGAACCGCAATTTATCACCAAAATTTATGATCCTAAAACGGGAAGCAGCCGTACGGCGAAAAAAGAAGAGGCAGGCAATCCTGTTTCAGCCGATGCAGCGAAACAAACACGGCAGTATATGGTAACAGTAGGAACAGACCCTAATTACGGGACTCTCTATTCAGCCAGTTTGGGTGGTCCAGTCATTAAAGTAGGCAATCAGTCTGTTGCAGTCAAGTCAGGGACAGCTCAAATTGCTTCTGGTGACGGTTCGGGTTACTTATCTGGAAGCAATGATTATATCTATTCAGTTGTTGCTATGGTACCATCTGATAATCCTGATTTCTTGATGTATGTGACATTACAACAACCAGAATCATTTAGTGTGTCCTTCTGGCAAGATGTTGTTAATCCTGTTTTGGAAGAGGCAACATTAATGAAAGATACGCTATTGGCACCAATTGAAACACCTGAAGATCAACAGACTAAGTATTATTTACCAAATGTTATTGGAAAAAACCCAGGTAATACGGCTGATGACTTACGTCAAAATCTTGTTCACCCAATTGTGCTTGGTACAGGAAATAAAATCATTAAAACGTCTGTAAGTGTTGGTTCGAATTTGAAGGAAAATCAACAGGTTTTACTATTAACCAGCCATTTTGATACTATGCCTGATATGTATGGCTGGAGCAAGAAAAACGTTAAGAAGTTTGAAGATTGGACTGGTATCAAGGTAACTTTCAAAGGGAAAAAATCTGGAAAAGTTACCGAACAGAGTGTTAAAGTTGGCAGTAAGCTTAAAAATTTGAAAAAAATAAGAATAACCCTAGGAGAATAA
- the ftsL gene encoding cell division protein FtsL, producing the protein MTNEKRSEALSQALQKRIKTFTRLEKAFYGAIIITAITLAVSIIYLQSRSLQIQQEISHLNSQINDRETEYNNAKQEVNELSRYDRIAEIAQKAGLTVQKDNIKKVD; encoded by the coding sequence ATGACAAATGAAAAACGGAGCGAAGCTCTCTCTCAAGCTTTACAAAAAAGAATCAAAACCTTTACCAGATTGGAAAAGGCTTTTTATGGTGCGATTATTATTACTGCTATCACACTGGCTGTTAGTATTATTTATTTACAAAGTCGCAGCCTACAAATTCAGCAGGAAATCAGCCATTTAAACAGCCAAATCAATGATAGAGAGACTGAATATAATAATGCTAAACAGGAAGTTAATGAACTGAGCCGCTATGATCGTATTGCGGAAATTGCTCAAAAAGCAGGTCTTACTGTGCAAAAAGATAATATTAAGAAGGTGGACTAG
- the rsmH gene encoding 16S rRNA (cytosine(1402)-N(4))-methyltransferase RsmH: MTNDFHHITVLLHETIDMLDIKPDGIYVDATLGGAGHSECLLSKLGKEGHLYCFDQDQKAIDNAKIRLQQYVKTGQVSFIKDNFRHLKSRLADEGIYEIDGICYDLGVSSPQLDERERGFSYKKDAPLDMRMNQDAQLTAFDVVNTYNYRDLVRLFFKYGEDKFSKQIARKIESARKEKLIETTAELAEIIKSAKPAKELKKKGHPAKQIFQAIRIEVNDELGAAEESLTQALDLLALNGRIAVITFHSLEDRLTKQLFKEVTTLDVPKGLPFVPENLQPKFSLVNRKPILPNARELSENNRAHSAKLRVIQKIRN; this comes from the coding sequence ATGACTAATGATTTTCATCATATCACTGTGCTCTTGCATGAAACAATTGATATGCTTGACATCAAGCCAGATGGCATCTATGTTGATGCAACGCTTGGTGGTGCAGGACATAGTGAGTGTTTGCTTTCAAAACTTGGTAAAGAAGGTCATCTTTATTGTTTTGATCAGGATCAAAAAGCCATTGATAATGCTAAAATACGTTTGCAACAATATGTTAAGACTGGTCAAGTCAGCTTTATCAAAGATAATTTTCGACATCTAAAAAGCCGCTTGGCTGATGAGGGAATCTACGAAATTGATGGTATTTGCTACGACTTAGGAGTATCAAGTCCTCAATTAGATGAACGCGAACGCGGTTTTTCTTATAAGAAGGATGCACCGCTTGATATGCGGATGAATCAAGATGCACAGTTGACAGCTTTTGATGTGGTCAATACTTATAATTATCGTGATTTAGTACGCCTTTTCTTTAAGTATGGCGAGGATAAATTTTCCAAGCAAATTGCAAGAAAGATCGAAAGTGCCAGAAAAGAGAAACTGATTGAGACAACGGCAGAGTTAGCTGAGATTATTAAATCTGCTAAACCTGCTAAAGAACTAAAGAAGAAGGGTCACCCAGCCAAGCAAATTTTTCAGGCTATCCGAATTGAAGTTAATGATGAATTAGGTGCAGCAGAGGAATCTTTAACACAAGCCCTAGATTTGCTGGCTTTAAATGGACGAATAGCTGTCATTACTTTTCATTCCTTAGAAGACCGTCTCACGAAACAACTGTTTAAAGAAGTGACCACTCTTGATGTTCCTAAAGGCCTCCCTTTTGTTCCAGAGAACTTACAACCGAAATTCTCTTTGGTAAATCGCAAACCCATCTTACCCAATGCTAGAGAACTATCAGAAAATAATCGGGCACATTCGGCTAAATTACGGGTCATTCAAAAAATTCGAAATTAG
- a CDS encoding glutamate-5-semialdehyde dehydrogenase, whose product MAIIDNLGQNAKKASFLLAQLGTEAKNTALLKVAEALLAELPYILEENAKDVALAQEHGISAIMVDRLRLDEKRLQDIASVVRDVAALGDPIGQVVRGYTNMVGLKIIQKRVPLGVIAMIFESRPNVSVDAFSLAFKTGNAIILRGGRDAICSNTALVNVIRRTLASFGLDENAVQLVEDTSHEVAKELMAAVDYVDVLIPRGGARLIQTVKKEAKVPVIETGVGNVHIYVDEFADLDMASKIVVNAKTQRPSVCNAAEGLLVHEKVASDFLPKLEAAINQIHPVEFRADDRAQKILKNAQPASQEDYATEFLDYIMSVKIVNSLGEAIDWINTYTSHHSESIITRDIQAAERFQDEVDAAAVYVNASTRFTDGFVFGLGAEIGISTQKLHARGPMGLEALTSTKFYINGKGQIRE is encoded by the coding sequence ATGGCAATTATTGATAATTTAGGACAAAATGCAAAAAAGGCTAGTTTTTTACTTGCTCAATTAGGTACGGAAGCGAAAAATACTGCTTTGCTTAAAGTGGCGGAAGCTTTGTTAGCAGAATTGCCTTATATTTTAGAAGAAAATGCTAAAGATGTCGCCTTGGCTCAAGAACATGGTATTAGCGCTATCATGGTAGATCGTTTACGTTTGGATGAGAAACGTCTGCAAGATATTGCTTCAGTTGTTCGTGATGTGGCTGCTTTAGGTGATCCCATTGGACAGGTTGTTCGTGGTTATACGAATATGGTTGGGCTGAAAATCATTCAAAAACGTGTGCCTTTAGGTGTCATTGCTATGATTTTTGAAAGCCGTCCCAATGTATCTGTTGATGCTTTCAGCTTGGCCTTTAAGACAGGAAATGCTATCATTTTACGCGGAGGCCGTGATGCTATTTGTTCCAATACAGCTCTGGTCAATGTGATTCGTCGGACACTCGCTAGCTTTGGACTTGATGAAAATGCAGTTCAATTAGTTGAAGATACCAGCCATGAAGTTGCCAAAGAGTTGATGGCTGCGGTGGACTACGTAGATGTTCTCATACCGCGCGGCGGTGCCCGTCTGATTCAGACCGTAAAAAAGGAAGCCAAGGTACCCGTTATTGAAACAGGTGTTGGCAATGTCCATATCTATGTTGATGAGTTTGCTGACCTTGACATGGCTAGCAAGATTGTTGTTAATGCCAAAACGCAGCGACCTAGTGTCTGTAATGCAGCTGAGGGGTTACTTGTCCATGAAAAAGTTGCTTCGGATTTCTTACCAAAATTAGAAGCGGCTATTAATCAAATACATCCAGTTGAATTCCGAGCTGATGATAGGGCACAAAAGATTTTGAAAAACGCTCAACCTGCCAGTCAGGAAGATTACGCGACAGAATTTTTAGACTATATCATGTCTGTTAAGATTGTTAACAGTCTTGGTGAAGCGATTGACTGGATCAATACCTATACCAGTCATCATTCAGAATCCATTATAACAAGAGATATTCAGGCAGCCGAACGCTTTCAAGATGAAGTGGATGCGGCAGCAGTTTATGTGAATGCTTCCACACGTTTTACAGATGGTTTTGTCTTTGGTTTGGGAGCAGAAATTGGTATATCAACTCAAAAATTACATGCCCGTGGGCCAATGGGTTTAGAAGCTCTAACCAGTACTAAATTTTACATTAATGGTAAAGGACAAATTAGAGAATAA
- the proB gene encoding glutamate 5-kinase, which translates to MKRNFEHVKRIVIKIGTSSLVLPSGKIDLNKIDQLAFVISNLMNRELDVILVSSGAMGFGLDILKMDKRPAEVARQQAVSSVGQVAMMSLYSQIFSHYQTNVSQILLTRDVVEFPESLENVTNTFETLLSMRIVPIVNENDAISVDEMDHTTKFGDNDRLSALVANITNSDLLIMLSDIDGLFDKNPTIYDNAVLRENVTEITEEILKSAGGAGSKFGTGGMMSKIKSAQMIFDCDRQMILMNGANPRDILRALDGKMIGTLFAKE; encoded by the coding sequence ATGAAACGAAATTTTGAACATGTCAAGCGAATTGTTATCAAAATCGGAACCAGTTCGCTTGTTTTACCAAGTGGAAAGATTGATTTGAATAAAATAGATCAGCTGGCTTTTGTTATTTCAAACTTGATGAATAGAGAACTTGATGTTATTTTAGTTTCATCTGGTGCAATGGGATTTGGACTAGATATCTTGAAAATGGATAAGCGTCCAGCCGAGGTTGCTCGCCAGCAGGCTGTTTCCAGCGTCGGTCAAGTAGCTATGATGAGCCTTTATTCTCAAATCTTTTCGCACTATCAAACCAATGTTTCTCAGATTCTTTTAACAAGAGATGTTGTTGAATTTCCTGAAAGTCTTGAAAATGTGACCAATACTTTTGAGACCCTTTTATCTATGAGAATTGTGCCTATTGTTAATGAAAATGATGCCATCAGTGTGGATGAGATGGATCATACAACTAAGTTTGGCGACAATGATCGCTTGTCAGCTCTAGTTGCAAATATTACAAATAGTGACCTTTTAATTATGTTATCTGATATTGATGGTCTTTTTGATAAAAATCCAACTATTTATGATAATGCAGTTTTGAGAGAAAATGTAACTGAAATTACCGAGGAAATTCTTAAATCAGCAGGTGGTGCAGGTAGTAAGTTTGGGACAGGCGGTATGATGAGCAAAATCAAAAGTGCTCAGATGATTTTTGACTGTGACCGTCAAATGATTCTGATGAACGGTGCCAATCCCCGTGATATTTTACGGGCTCTTGATGGAAAAATGATAGGAACCTTATTTGCAAAGGAGTAG
- a CDS encoding PepSY domain-containing protein, protein MKKRLLALLLAMSIIPLLMACNKDNINDDNQLAQTKTDQTTKKSDKETSHSDITETKISKEQAKHIALKDAGFTEKEVTLLTVEQDIDDGVTEFEVEFTKDATEYNYTINADTGKIISKETEDVND, encoded by the coding sequence ATGAAAAAAAGATTGTTAGCGCTTTTATTAGCGATGTCTATAATCCCGCTCTTGATGGCCTGTAATAAGGATAACATCAATGATGACAATCAACTAGCTCAGACGAAGACTGACCAAACAACAAAGAAGAGTGATAAGGAAACAAGCCACTCTGATATCACCGAAACTAAAATTTCTAAAGAGCAAGCTAAGCATATTGCTCTTAAAGATGCAGGTTTTACTGAAAAGGAAGTCACATTGCTAACCGTTGAACAGGATATTGATGACGGGGTGACGGAATTTGAAGTTGAATTCACTAAAGATGCAACAGAATATAACTATACAATCAATGCTGATACGGGAAAAATTATTTCCAAGGAGACAGAAGATGTAAATGATTAG
- a CDS encoding DUF896 family protein, producing MEQTKIDRINELARKKKTEGLTGAEKLEQERLREEYIEGYRRSIRHHIEGLKIVDEEGNDITPAKLKEIQRQKGIHGRKPGDNS from the coding sequence ATGGAACAAACAAAAATTGATCGTATTAATGAATTAGCACGAAAAAAGAAGACAGAAGGATTAACTGGTGCTGAAAAACTAGAACAGGAAAGACTTCGAGAAGAGTATATTGAAGGCTATCGCCGCAGCATTCGCCATCATATTGAAGGACTTAAAATCGTTGATGAAGAGGGCAATGATATTACGCCTGCAAAGCTAAAGGAAATTCAGCGTCAAAAAGGAATTCATGGTAGGAAGCCGGGAGATAATAGTTAA